In one Arachis duranensis cultivar V14167 chromosome 9, aradu.V14167.gnm2.J7QH, whole genome shotgun sequence genomic region, the following are encoded:
- the LOC107466426 gene encoding uncharacterized protein LOC107466426 encodes MADFLVEVAGDLVEDTNTRWKLHVDGASNQTFGGAGIILESPAGVVYEQSIKFDFPVSNNQAEYEALIGGLTLAAEVGATRLEICSDSQIVTSQVNGSYQARDSLLQKYLERVKDLSQKFEEVTIQHVPRERNTRADLLSKLASTKPGEGNRSLIQGKLKEPAVTLHLSNLSPSWLDPIIDFLENSKLPDNEKDAKKLRREAARYAIIQGQLFRKGFNHPLLKCLHPDQTDYVLREVHEGCCGHHIGGKALARKLIRAGYYWPSMMADSKEFVKKCVKCQENANIHHAPASELSLLTASRPFSQWGVDLLGPFPVGPGQVKYLIVAIDYYTKWIEAEPLASISSSNCRKFMWRQVITRFVSLLQ; translated from the exons ATGGCGGACTTTCTGGTAGAAGTAGCGGGGGATCTGGTCGAAGATACGAAcacacggtggaagctccatGTAGACGGAGCCTCCAACCAGACGTTCGGGGGTGCCGGGATCATCCTGGAAAGCCCAGCCGGAGTCGTATACGAACAGTCAATCAAGTTCGATTTTCCCGTTTCAAACAATCAAGCAGAGTACGAAGCCCTTATAGGAGGCTTAACCTTAGCAGCGGAGGTCGGGGCAACAAGGTTGGAGATATGCAGCGATTCGCAAATCGTCACCTCCCAAGTAAACGGAAGTTATCAAGCTAGGGACTCACTGCTacagaagtacttggaaagAGTCAAAGACTTGAGCCAAAAGTTCGAAGAAGTCACGATCCAGCACGTTCCGAGAGAGAGGAACACACGGGCAGACCTCTTGTCAAAGTTGGCTAGCACCAAACCGGGAGAGGGTAACCGGTCTCTAATCCAAGGGAAGTTGAAGGAGCCGGCAGTCACTTTACACCTCTCGAACCTAAGCCCCTCCTGGTTGGATCCCATTATCGACTTCTTAGAAAACAGCAAGCTCCCCGACAACGAAAAAGATGCCAAAAAGTTAAGAAGGGAAGCCGCCAGATACGCCATCATCCAGGGTCAGCTTTTCAGGAAGGGATTCAATCATCCCCTACTGAAGTGTTTACATCCCGACCAGACGGATTACGTCCTTAGGGAGGTCCATGAAGGATGCTGCGGCCACCACATAGGAGGCAAAGCCCTAGCGAGAAAGCTAATTCGAGCCGGATATTACTGGCCATCGATGATGGCTGACTCCAAGGAATTCGTTAAGAAGTGTGTCAAGTGCCAAGAAAACGCCAACATTCATCACGCGCCGGCCTCTGAGCTCAGCTTGCTAACGGCCTCTCGACCATTCTCGCAGTGGGGAGTCGATCTCTTGGGACCTTTTCCCGTTGGCCCGGGACAAGTCAAGTACCTCATAGTCGCTATCGACTACTAcacaaaatggatagaggccGAACCACTGGCCAGCATATCCTCGTCCAATTGCAGGAAATTCATGTGGAGACAAGTCATAACACGATTCG TGTCTTTGCTACAATGA
- the LOC107466427 gene encoding uncharacterized protein LOC107466427 has protein sequence MGATPFHQSILEVRLPKHFDKLTDLRYDGTQDPLEHLTAFEARMNLEGVGDEVRCRAFPVTLAGPAMRWFNGLQQGSIYSFSDISRAFLAQFTTRIAKAKHPINLLGVTQRQGEPTRRYLDRFNDECLEIDGLTDSVASLCLTNGLLNENFRKHLTTKPVWTMHEIQTVAKEYINDEEVSRVVAANKRQSRERNFAEAPTTQGPYWREQKPLL, from the coding sequence ATGGGCGCCACCCCGTTCCACCAATCTATCCTCGAGGTCCGGTTGCCAAAACACTTCGACAAACTGACGGACTTAAGGTACGACGGAACTCAAGACCCTTTAGAACATCTCACGGCCTTTGAGGCCAGGATGAACCTGGAGGGAGTGGGGGACGAGGTAAGATGCCGTGCTTTCCCAGTAACCTTAGCAGGACCAGCGATGAGGTGGTTTAACGGCCTCCAGCAAGGATCCATCTACAGCTTCTCGGACATCAGCCGTGCATTCCTAGCCCAATTCACGACACGGATAGCAAAGGCAAAGCACCCCATCAACCTTCTAGGAGTAACCCAGAGACAAGGAGAACCGACCAGGAGATACCTAGATCGGTTCAACGATGAATGCTTGGAAATCGATGGCCTAACCGACTCGGTGGCCAGTCTTTGCCTGACTAACGGCCTCCTCAACGAGAACTTCCGAAAACATCTCACCACGAAACCAGTTTGGACAATGCACGAGATCCAGACGGTAGCTAAAGAATACATAAACGACGAGGAAGTCAGCCGAGTTGTAGCCGCCAACAAACGGCAGTCCAGAGAAAGGAATTTTGCCGAAGCCCCGACCACTCAAGGACCGTACTGGAGGGAACAGAAACCTTTATTGTGA